Proteins from a single region of Anastrepha ludens isolate Willacy chromosome 5, idAnaLude1.1, whole genome shotgun sequence:
- the LOC128862830 gene encoding chorion transcription factor Cf2 isoform X1 — MLKSSSNAQELRLSRPETTVPPSTVSSATSAMDTLKSSFLPNLAMDSGVITSASFCPMCGQQFERPQHAQEHMQLCHGISAGMIGGGSGIAGSGAGVGGLLLGGVPQPNVPVSDPMKIEYPCLSCEEKFCSAQELDEHHRIVHQTTAFLARCMACGIYGISSVTLHEGDEFKCMHCGSVCTASNMTSAQQPPYMDQPEPPQTPEEMPSIPPEEMNTIPPEELTSRQNQQQQRQQQQQQQQQQHQHQQQQQQQQAVQSQQQQRPQQQPDLLDRQRQPQPDLLDQQQQQQQAQQTQSQPQQQQLQQNQQQQQQQSTPLKVPPLTVKLNKGSNGNTEGHPHVIIKEEPLGISDGNGDIDQSSVPVYTIQQPVGATSVVVSTAAATAGALANETGTAAGSAAPTTTLNNKVRHKCPECPKNFKTPGTLAMHRKIHTGEADVTPKERPYTCSYCGKSFTQSNTLKQHTRIHTGEKPFRCGYCGRQFTVKDYLNKHLTTHTGEKPFHCVYCEKRFSVKDYLTKHIRTHTGEKPYTCPYCDKRFTQRSALTVHTTKLHPL, encoded by the exons atgTTGAAATCGTCCTCTAATGCACAGGAACTTCGGCTGTCCCGACCAGAGACCACAGTACCACCATCAACAGTCTCATCGGCAACCAGCGCTATGGATACATTGAAATCATCTTTCCTACCAAACCTGGCCATGGATAGTGGAGTAATTACATCGGCTAGCTTTTGTCCGATGTGTGGTCAACAATTTGAAAGACCACAACACGCCCAAGAGCATATGCAGCTCTGCCACGGTATATCAGCTGGCATGATTGGTGGCGGAAGTGGCATTGCCGGTAGTGGTGCAGGAGTAGGTGGCCTGTTACTGGGTGGTGTTCCGCAACCAAACGTACCAGTCTCGGATCCCATGAAAATCGAATATCCATGCTTGAGCTGTGAGGAGAAGTTTTGTTCAGCGCAAGAGCTTGACGAGCACCACCGTATCGTACATCAAACCACTGCATTCTTGGCACGCTGTATGGCATGTGGTATTTATGGTATTTCATCAGTAACGTTGCACGAAGGGGACGAGTTCAAGTGCATGCACTGTGGTTCGGTGTGCACCGCTTCAAATATGACTTCGGCTCAACAACCACCTTATATGGACCAGCCTGAACCTCCGCAAACGCCAGAGGAAATGCCTTCTATACCTCCTGAGGAAATGAACACCATACCACCAGAAGAATTGACCTCTAGACAGAATCAGCAGCAGCAaagacaacagcagcaacaacaacaacaacagcaacaccaacaccagcaacaacaacaacagcaacaggcaGTGCAGTCGCAACAGCAACAGCGGCCACAGCAACAACCAGATTTGCTTGATCGGCAGCGCCAGCCGCAACCAGATTTGCTTgaccagcaacagcaacagcaacaggcgCAACAGACGCAGTCGCAACCGCAGCAACAACAGTTACAGCAAaaccaacagcagcagcaacaacagtcaACTCCATTAAAAGTACCGCCTTTGACAGTAAAATTGAATAAAGGCAGCAATGGCAATACCGAAGGCCACCCACATGTGATAATCAAAGAAGAACCGCTCGGTATTAGTGATGGCAACGGTGATATTGATCAGTCATCAGTTCCCGTGTATACAATTCAGCAGCCGGTTGGAGCAACTAGTGTAGTAGTTAGCACGGCGGCAGCTACCGCTGGAGCCTTGGCTAATGAGACCGGTACAGCAGCTGGCAGCGCCGCACCTACTACCACTCTTAATAACAAAGTGCGCCACAAATGCCCGGAATGCCCGAAAAACTTCAAGACACCAGGCACATTGGCGATGCACCGCAAGATACACACTGGCGAAGCAGA CGTCACGCCCAAAGAACGTCCTTACACGTGCTCCTACTGCGGCAAGTCATTCACCCAATCGAACACCCTCAAACAGCACACGCGCATTCATACAGGTGAGAAACCCTTTAGATGTGGATATTGTGGCAGGCAATTCACTGTAAAGGACTACCTGAACAAACATTTAACAACTCACACGG GTGAGAAGCCGTTCCACTGTGTCTACTGTGAAAAACGTTTCAGTGTCAAGGACTACCTCACCAAacatatacgcacacatactGGCGAAAAGCCGTATACCTGCCCCTACTGTGACAAACGTTTTACACAGCGCAGCGCTCTAACGGTACATACGACGAAGTTACATCCACTATAG
- the LOC128862830 gene encoding chorion transcription factor Cf2 isoform X3: MDTLKSSFLPNLAMDSGVITSASFCPMCGQQFERPQHAQEHMQLCHGISAGMIGGGSGIAGSGAGVGGLLLGGVPQPNVPVSDPMKIEYPCLSCEEKFCSAQELDEHHRIVHQTTAFLARCMACGIYGISSVTLHEGDEFKCMHCGSVCTASNMTSAQQPPYMDQPEPPQTPEEMPSIPPEEMNTIPPEELTSRQNQQQQRQQQQQQQQQQHQHQQQQQQQQAVQSQQQQRPQQQPDLLDRQRQPQPDLLDQQQQQQQAQQTQSQPQQQQLQQNQQQQQQQSTPLKVPPLTVKLNKGSNGNTEGHPHVIIKEEPLGISDGNGDIDQSSVPVYTIQQPVGATSVVVSTAAATAGALANETGTAAGSAAPTTTLNNKVRHKCPECPKNFKTPGTLAMHRKIHTGEADVTPKERPYTCSYCGKSFTQSNTLKQHTRIHTGEKPFRCGYCGRQFTVKDYLNKHLTTHTGEKPFHCVYCEKRFSVKDYLTKHIRTHTGEKPYTCPYCDKRFTQRSALTVHTTKLHPL, translated from the exons ATGGATACATTGAAATCATCTTTCCTACCAAACCTGGCCATGGATAGTGGAGTAATTACATCGGCTAGCTTTTGTCCGATGTGTGGTCAACAATTTGAAAGACCACAACACGCCCAAGAGCATATGCAGCTCTGCCACGGTATATCAGCTGGCATGATTGGTGGCGGAAGTGGCATTGCCGGTAGTGGTGCAGGAGTAGGTGGCCTGTTACTGGGTGGTGTTCCGCAACCAAACGTACCAGTCTCGGATCCCATGAAAATCGAATATCCATGCTTGAGCTGTGAGGAGAAGTTTTGTTCAGCGCAAGAGCTTGACGAGCACCACCGTATCGTACATCAAACCACTGCATTCTTGGCACGCTGTATGGCATGTGGTATTTATGGTATTTCATCAGTAACGTTGCACGAAGGGGACGAGTTCAAGTGCATGCACTGTGGTTCGGTGTGCACCGCTTCAAATATGACTTCGGCTCAACAACCACCTTATATGGACCAGCCTGAACCTCCGCAAACGCCAGAGGAAATGCCTTCTATACCTCCTGAGGAAATGAACACCATACCACCAGAAGAATTGACCTCTAGACAGAATCAGCAGCAGCAaagacaacagcagcaacaacaacaacaacagcaacaccaacaccagcaacaacaacaacagcaacaggcaGTGCAGTCGCAACAGCAACAGCGGCCACAGCAACAACCAGATTTGCTTGATCGGCAGCGCCAGCCGCAACCAGATTTGCTTgaccagcaacagcaacagcaacaggcgCAACAGACGCAGTCGCAACCGCAGCAACAACAGTTACAGCAAaaccaacagcagcagcaacaacagtcaACTCCATTAAAAGTACCGCCTTTGACAGTAAAATTGAATAAAGGCAGCAATGGCAATACCGAAGGCCACCCACATGTGATAATCAAAGAAGAACCGCTCGGTATTAGTGATGGCAACGGTGATATTGATCAGTCATCAGTTCCCGTGTATACAATTCAGCAGCCGGTTGGAGCAACTAGTGTAGTAGTTAGCACGGCGGCAGCTACCGCTGGAGCCTTGGCTAATGAGACCGGTACAGCAGCTGGCAGCGCCGCACCTACTACCACTCTTAATAACAAAGTGCGCCACAAATGCCCGGAATGCCCGAAAAACTTCAAGACACCAGGCACATTGGCGATGCACCGCAAGATACACACTGGCGAAGCAGA CGTCACGCCCAAAGAACGTCCTTACACGTGCTCCTACTGCGGCAAGTCATTCACCCAATCGAACACCCTCAAACAGCACACGCGCATTCATACAGGTGAGAAACCCTTTAGATGTGGATATTGTGGCAGGCAATTCACTGTAAAGGACTACCTGAACAAACATTTAACAACTCACACGG GTGAGAAGCCGTTCCACTGTGTCTACTGTGAAAAACGTTTCAGTGTCAAGGACTACCTCACCAAacatatacgcacacatactGGCGAAAAGCCGTATACCTGCCCCTACTGTGACAAACGTTTTACACAGCGCAGCGCTCTAACGGTACATACGACGAAGTTACATCCACTATAG
- the LOC128862830 gene encoding chorion transcription factor Cf2 isoform X2, protein MLKSSSNAQELRLSRPETTVPPSTVSSATSAMDTLKSSFLPNLAMDSGVITSASFCPMCGQQFERPQHAQEHMQLCHGISAGMIGGGSGIAGSGAGVGGLLLGGVPQPNVPVSDPMKIEYPCLSCEEKFCSAQELDEHHRIVHQTTAFLARCMACGIYGISSVTLHEGDEFKCMHCGSVCTASNMTSAQQPPYMDQPEPPQTPEEMPSIPPEEMNTIPPEELTSRQNQQQQRQQQQQQQQQQHQHQQQQQQQQAVQSQQQQRPQQQPDLLDRQRQPQPDLLDQQQQQQQAQQTQSQPQQQQLQQNQQQQQQQSTPLKVPPLTVKLNKGSNGNTEGHPHVIIKEEPLGISDGNGDIDQSSVPVYTIQQPVGATSVVVSTAAATAGALANETGTAAGSAAPTTTLNNKVRHKCPECPKNFKTPGTLAMHRKIHTGEADVTPKERPYTCSYCGKSFTQSNTLKQHTRIHTGEKPFHCVYCEKRFSVKDYLTKHIRTHTGEKPYTCPYCDKRFTQRSALTVHTTKLHPL, encoded by the exons atgTTGAAATCGTCCTCTAATGCACAGGAACTTCGGCTGTCCCGACCAGAGACCACAGTACCACCATCAACAGTCTCATCGGCAACCAGCGCTATGGATACATTGAAATCATCTTTCCTACCAAACCTGGCCATGGATAGTGGAGTAATTACATCGGCTAGCTTTTGTCCGATGTGTGGTCAACAATTTGAAAGACCACAACACGCCCAAGAGCATATGCAGCTCTGCCACGGTATATCAGCTGGCATGATTGGTGGCGGAAGTGGCATTGCCGGTAGTGGTGCAGGAGTAGGTGGCCTGTTACTGGGTGGTGTTCCGCAACCAAACGTACCAGTCTCGGATCCCATGAAAATCGAATATCCATGCTTGAGCTGTGAGGAGAAGTTTTGTTCAGCGCAAGAGCTTGACGAGCACCACCGTATCGTACATCAAACCACTGCATTCTTGGCACGCTGTATGGCATGTGGTATTTATGGTATTTCATCAGTAACGTTGCACGAAGGGGACGAGTTCAAGTGCATGCACTGTGGTTCGGTGTGCACCGCTTCAAATATGACTTCGGCTCAACAACCACCTTATATGGACCAGCCTGAACCTCCGCAAACGCCAGAGGAAATGCCTTCTATACCTCCTGAGGAAATGAACACCATACCACCAGAAGAATTGACCTCTAGACAGAATCAGCAGCAGCAaagacaacagcagcaacaacaacaacaacagcaacaccaacaccagcaacaacaacaacagcaacaggcaGTGCAGTCGCAACAGCAACAGCGGCCACAGCAACAACCAGATTTGCTTGATCGGCAGCGCCAGCCGCAACCAGATTTGCTTgaccagcaacagcaacagcaacaggcgCAACAGACGCAGTCGCAACCGCAGCAACAACAGTTACAGCAAaaccaacagcagcagcaacaacagtcaACTCCATTAAAAGTACCGCCTTTGACAGTAAAATTGAATAAAGGCAGCAATGGCAATACCGAAGGCCACCCACATGTGATAATCAAAGAAGAACCGCTCGGTATTAGTGATGGCAACGGTGATATTGATCAGTCATCAGTTCCCGTGTATACAATTCAGCAGCCGGTTGGAGCAACTAGTGTAGTAGTTAGCACGGCGGCAGCTACCGCTGGAGCCTTGGCTAATGAGACCGGTACAGCAGCTGGCAGCGCCGCACCTACTACCACTCTTAATAACAAAGTGCGCCACAAATGCCCGGAATGCCCGAAAAACTTCAAGACACCAGGCACATTGGCGATGCACCGCAAGATACACACTGGCGAAGCAGA CGTCACGCCCAAAGAACGTCCTTACACGTGCTCCTACTGCGGCAAGTCATTCACCCAATCGAACACCCTCAAACAGCACACGCGCATTCATACAG GTGAGAAGCCGTTCCACTGTGTCTACTGTGAAAAACGTTTCAGTGTCAAGGACTACCTCACCAAacatatacgcacacatactGGCGAAAAGCCGTATACCTGCCCCTACTGTGACAAACGTTTTACACAGCGCAGCGCTCTAACGGTACATACGACGAAGTTACATCCACTATAG